The Arachis hypogaea cultivar Tifrunner chromosome 19, arahy.Tifrunner.gnm2.J5K5, whole genome shotgun sequence genome has a window encoding:
- the LOC112776372 gene encoding E3 ubiquitin protein ligase DRIP2, with protein sequence MVTNTNKVVKVKRDTLRACMTCPLCNNLLKDATTISLCLHTFCRKCIYEKLSDEEVDCCPVCNIDLGCLPVEKLRADHNLQDIRAKIFPYKKRKTKIKEPEVLPSVSPPAKRKERSLSSLVAPKVSAQTGLTGKRTKTVSRKAAALRGCSFILEESIKKEETNGGDNMDLSTPEPSKKNKSSESTENSVELTEGKADLWTPLNCLVEAANRTKSSRSNSQAVPPAKSDSPTTAHDARDMSEITNKAELPASGQNEISIPKSKSKDNGHKAKFGDGKDGNSVPSGPVKRRRLRPSGQKKVAPTEGSTSAQVMLDATRGYCNRKNTPIWFSLVASEDQKGDVPLPQVSACYLRIKDGTVPVSFIQKYLVKKLNLASEAEVEIMCRGQPVLPSLQLHNLVDLWFRTASTSKKIPASVGSSAKDFVMVLSYCRKALPP encoded by the exons ATGGTGACGAACACCAACAAGGTCGTGAAAGTGAAGAGAGACACGCTAAGAGCATGCATGACATGCCCTCTTTGCAATAACCTCCTCAAAGATGCCACCACTATCTCTCTCTGCCTGCACACAT TTTGTAGGAAGTGTATATATGAGAAGCTCTCGGATGAGGAGGTGGATTGCTGTCCTGTGTGCAACATTGATCTAGGCTGCCTTCCGGTGGAAAAACTCAG GGCAGACCATAATTTACAAGACATAAGGGCTAAAATATTTCCTTATAAGAAAAGGAAGACCAAGATCAAGGAACCAGAAGTTTTGCCTTCAGTATCCCCACCTGCAAAGAGGAAGGAAAGATCACTTTCATCGTTGGTAGCTCCGAAAGTTTCGGCACAAACAGGCCTTACAGGAAAGAGGACAAAAACTGTGTCAAGAAAGGCTGCTGCATTACGTGGGTGCAGTTTTATTCTTGAAGAATCCATAAAAAAGGAAGAAACAAATGGTGGAGATAACATG GATTTGTCAACGCCCGAGCCTTCTAAGAAGAACAAGTCCAGCGAAAGCACGGAGAACAGTGTAGAACTTACAGAAGGTAAGGCTGATCTCTGGACACCGTTAAACTGCCTTGTCGAAGCCGCCAACAGAACAAAGTCCTCCAGGTCAAATTCACAAGCAGTTCCCCCTGCCAAATCGGACTCTCCAACTACTGCACATGATGCACGAGATATGTCTGAAATCACAAACAAAGCCGAGCTACCTGCTTCAGGTCAGAATGAAATAAGCATTCCAAAATCTAAGAGTAAGGATAATGGACACAAAGCAAAATTTGGTGATGGCAAGGATGGCAACAGCGTGCCTTCGGGACCAGTGAAGCGAAGAAGGTTGCGGCCTTCTGGTCAGAAAAAGGTTGCGCCGACTGAGGGGTCTACCTCAGCCCAAGTCATGCTAGATGCAACAAGGGGATACTGCAACAGAAAGAACACCCCTATTTGGTTTTCATTAGTTGCTTCAGAGGACCA GAAAGGAGATGTTCCGTTGCCACAGGTCTCAGCATGTTACTTAAGAATAAA GGATGGCACTGTGCCTGTTTCGTTTATTCAAAAGTACCTTGTGAAGAAACTTAATCTTGCCAGTGAAGCAGAG GTAGAAATAATGTGCCGGGGTCAACCAGTGCTGCCATCTCTGCAACTACACAACCTTGTAGATTTGTGGTTCAGAACAGCATCAACGTCAAAAAAGATACCAGCATCTGTAGGATCATCAGCCAAGGATTTTGTTATGGTTTTATCATATTGTCGAAAGGCCTTGCCACCTTGA